GGTCGTTCTTGTCCACCGCGGGGCAGACTTCCACACACAAAGTACAGCCGGTGCAGTCCTCGGGTGCCACCTGGATGGTGTAGGCCATGCCCTTGAACTGGCGCCACTTGGCCTCCATGTGCTTGAAGGTGGGCGGCGCGTCCTCCAGCAAGACCGGGTCGTACACCTTGGCGCGGATGACCGAGTGCGGGCAGATCATCACGCACTTGCCGCACTGGATGCACAGATCCGGCTCCCACACGGGGATTTCCAGGGCGATGTTGCGCTTTTCGTAGCGGGTGGTCCCGCTGGGGTATGTGCCGTCGGCCGGGAGAGCGCTCACGGGCAGGGCGTCGCCCTCGCGAGCGATCATCTTAGCGGTGACCTTCTGCACGAACTCGGGGGCCGTGGGCGGCACCGGCGGGCGCAGGTCGAAGGTGGCCGTCACCTTGTCGGGCACCTTGACCTCGTGGAGGTGCTCCAGGGCAGCGTCCACGGCGGCGAAGTTCTTGCGCACCACATCCTCGCCCTTCTTGCCATAGGTCTTGCGGATGGCCTGCTTGATCTTCTCGATGGCCTCATCTCGCGGCAGAACCCCGCTGATGGCGAAGAAGCAGGTTTGAAGGATGGTGTTGATGCGCAGGCCCATGCCCGTCTCGCGAGCCACCCGGTAACCATCGACCACGAAGAAGCGCAACTTCTTGTCGATGATCTCCTTCTGAATGGTCTTCGGCAGGTGATCCCAGACCTCGTCGGGGCCGTAAGGGCTGTTGAGCAGGAAGGTCGCCCCCGGCTCGGCCTCCTTGAGCACATCCATCCGCTCCAGGAAGGCGAACTGATGGCAGGCCACGAAGTTAGCCCGGCTGATGAGGTAGGTGGAGCGGATAGGCTTGGGGCCGAAGCGCAGGTGAGAGACGGTGATAGCCCCGGCCTTCTTGGAATCGTACACGAAGTAGCCCTGGGCGTAGTAGTCCGTCTCCGTCCCGATGATCTTGATGCTGTTCTTGTTGGCGCTCACCGTACCGTCGGAGCCCAGGCCGTAGAATACCGCGCGGATGGTCTCGGGGTCCTCGGTAGAGAAGGACGGATCGTAATCGATGCTGGTGTGCGTGACATCGTCGTAAATGCCCACGGTGAAGTGGTTCTTGGGGCTGGCCTTGGTCAGTTCGTCGAAGACGCCCTTGACCATGGCCGGGTTGAATTCTTTGGAGGAGAGGCCATAACGCCCACCGACCACCTTGGGCTTCTGAGCAAAGGGGGCCACCCCACGCTCGAAGGCCTCTTCCACGGCCGCCACCACATCCAGGTACAGCGGCTCACCGGTGCTCCCCGGCTCCTTGGTGCGGTCGAGCACGGCGATGGCCTTGACGGTGGGCGGCAACGCCTTGATGAAGTGCTCCATGGAGAAGGGCCGATAGAGGCGCACCTTGAGCACGCCCACCTTCTCGCCCATCTTTTCGGTGAGGTACTCCACTGTCTCGTGGGCCGTGTCGGCACCGGAGCCCATGAGCACGATCACCCGCTCGGCGTCCGGCGCGCCCACATACTGGAACAACTCGTAGCGCCGACCGGTCAATTCATAGAACTTGTCCATGTAGCGCCGGACGATCTCCGGTACAGCCAGATAGTAGGGGTTGACCGACTCGCGGGCCTGGAAGTACACATCGGGGTTCTGGGAAGTGCCTCGGATGAAGGGATGGTCGGGGTTCAACGCCCGATCCCGATGGGCCCGCACCAATTCATCGGAGATCATGGCCCCAATGTCTTCGGGCGTGAGCTGTTCAATCTTCCGGATCTCGTGGGAAGTGCGGAACCCATCCATGATGTGGAGGAAGGGCACCCGGGCCTCCAGGGTGGACGCGTGGGCGATGAGCGCCAGGTCCTGGGCTTCCTGGGGGTTGGCCGAGAAGAGCATGCCAAACCCCGTGGCGCGGGCGGCCATCACATCGGAGTGATCGCCAAAGATGGACAGGGCCTGCGCCGCCAAAGAGCGCGCGGCGATGTGGAAGACGGTCGAGGTCAACTCGCCCGCAATCTTGTACATGTTGGGGATCATCAAGAGCAGGCCCTGGGACGCCGTGAAGGTGGTGGTCAGCGCCCCCCCCTGCAAGGAGCCATGCACGGCCCCTGCCGCACCGCCTTCACTCTGCATCTCGACCACCCGGGGCACGGCGCCCCAGATGTTGGGTCGCCCCGACGCCGCCCATTTGTCGGCCAACTCGGCCATGGGCGAAGACGGGGTAATCGGATAAATGGCCACCACTTCGCTCACCTGGTAGGCCACATTCGCGGTGGCTTCGTTCCCGTCCACCGTGACAAAAGGTCGCTTAGCCATAAACTAACCTCCTCGACGTTCGGCGCAACTGAATTTGTCTAACGCCAAGAACAGACATGGCGGTCAAAACATGCTTCGCTTGATAGGAACCCACGACGCCGCCGAAGGATGCGCCAGGCTCCTAAGAGCTGATTATACTACCATTTTGACCTCCCCCTCTGCTTCCTTAAAAAGATAGGCCGGATATGGGAACCCCATCCCGGCCCAGAAAGCATGCCTTTTCCTAAAACATCAGGCTCCTTCGGCAAGCAGGCCCATCGCCCGCAGGTCCTCCAGCACTTGTTTGCTGTGCTCGGCGGGTTTCACTTTGGGATAGACCTTGCGAATGATGCCTTCAGGGTCGATCACATAGGTCACCCGCAGCACACCGTAGTATTCCCGACCATAGGCCTTCTTCAATCCCCAGGCGCCATACTTTTCGAGAACCTGGTGTTCGGGGTCCGAAAGCAACACAAAGGGCAGGTTATATTTGAGCTTGAACCTGGCATGGCGCTCGGGTGGATCGGGGCTGACACCAATGACCATCACCCCGGCGGCCTGATAGTCGGCGTAGTCGTCTCGAAAGCCGCAAGCCTCCTTGGTGCAGCCTGGGGTGTTGTCTTTGGGGTAAAAGTACAGCACTATCGCCCGACCGCGATAATCCGACAGACGATGGATCTGCCCGCTTTCGTCGGGCAAGGCAAAGTCGGGGGCTGGCGTTCCTTCGGGCAACAACATCCTCTTCCTCCTCAGTTACAAAATCCCGGCCCGGCGCAGGGCTTCCTCGATTTGCTCCAGGGTGGGCGGTTTGACGATAACGGTCAAAGCGCTGGTCTGCCGGGCGCGTTGATGGGCTTCCTGCTGGGCTTCAGAAGTGACCACAATCACCGGCACCACCTTCAGACGCGGGTCCCGTCGCAGGTAAAAGAGCACATCATATCCTTCGATGCCCGGCATGTGCAAATCCAGCAAGGATCACATCGGGACGAAACTTTTCCAGTTTGAACAGGCCCCCGGGGCCCGTAGGCCGCCTGGGGCTCGAGGCCCAAAAGCCGCAACATGGCACACAACGAATCGGCCATGGCGCGATTGTCGTCCACCACCAACGCCTTTTTCGCCATCGGTCACTCCTCAAGGCAACTCGGCCACCAGCGTCCCCATCACATCCACATCGTAGCCCGGCAGCGCGGCCACGGCCCGGCGAAACTCGGCGTCGTAGAGCAACTCCAGCAACGGGGCCAGCAAAGGACTGTCGTAGAACGCGGCGAGGATGACCAGGTCATACCGCTCGGTAAACAACGACACGAAGTCCAGCCCCAACGCCTGGGCTGCCGCGGGGATGCCCAAACCGCAATCGGCGCGTCCGGCGGCCACGGCCGCGGCCACAGCGAGGTGCGTGTACTCTTCTTCATTGTACCCCTGGACCTGCTCCGGGGAAATCCCCAGACGGCTCAGGTGGTAATCCAAAAGCACCCGCGTCCCCGCGCCCCGCTGCCGGTTGACAAAAGTCACATCGGGCCGGGCTAAATCTTCCAGGGAGCGGATGTTCTTGGGGTTGCCAGGCTGCACCATGAGCCCCTGCTGCCGCCCCACCAGCGCCACCACCTTGACCGGCACATCGGGCAAATAGCGGCGGATGTACGCCAGGTTGTACTCACCGCTCTCCGGGTCCAGCAGGTGGCTCCCTGCCAGGTGGGCCTCACCACGCCTCAGCGCCACCAGGCCGCCCAAACTCCCCACATTGGCCGAGACCAGCCGCCGCCCCCGTTGCGCCAGAAACTGGATCATCAGGTCAAGACTGACATCATGGGACCCGATGGCAAACAGCGTGTTCTCCAGTTCCTGCGGGGGGGTGTAAAGGCGCACGGTGACCTCGGTGCCTGCCTCGTAGCCTTGCAATCCCCGGGGCACGACCACAATGCCGTCAGCCCGGACCAGCGAGGTGATCAGCCCGGCCCCGCGGGCCAGGGGCGCGGCCAGCCAGCGTTCTCCCACCCGGCCCACCACCACGCGCACATAATCGTCATCGCCGGCAGGCGAGGCCAGTTTGCGGGTCAGATGGGCACGGAGGACAGGCGGCCGGTGAGGCGTGCGCCCCAGCCAGCGGGCCAGCAACGGCTCGACGAAAATCTCCCCGGTGAGGGCCGCCGAGGCCGGATAACCCGGCACGCCCACCACCGGCACCCAGCGCTTACCCGCCTGGATGAGCCCCAAAATCACCGGGTGGCCGGGCCGCACGGCCACACCGTGCACCAGCAGGCGTCCCAGGCTTTCCACCACCCGCGCGGTGAAGTCCTCCGAGCCCGCCGACGAGCCGGCGTTGACCAACACCAAATCATGAGTGCGCGCCGCCTCGGCCACCCGCGAACGGATAAGGTCAAAGTCGTCGACGCTGATGGGGTAGCGAGTTGGCTCCCCACCCCACTGGCGCACCTGCGCAGCCAGCACCACCGAGTTGTACTCGATGATGTCGCCGGGTTTGGGTTCCTGGCCGATAGGCACCAACTCGGTCCCTGTGGGCAAGATGGCTACTCTGGGTTTGCGGGCCACCGGCACCTCGGTATACCCGGCTCCGGCCAGGGCCCCCAGGTCCACCGGGCGCAACACCCGGCCGGCGGGGAGCACCAACTGAGTGGCCACGATATCCTCGCCGATAGGCCGCACATGCTGCCAGGGTCGGGCAGCCGCGCGGATGCGCAATCGGGCCGGATGGCGCGGGTCGGCCGCCAGGCCGTCCGCCTCGTCCAGCGGCTCCACCTGTTCGATGGGGATCACCGCGTTGGCCCAAATCGGGATGGGGTCGCCGGTGTCCACATACACCGCCTGCTCACCGTAGATCAGCATCAACGGTCGGGTGGGCATGGCGCCAAAAGTGTCGGTGGCGCGCACGGCAAAACCATCCATGGCCGCGGCATGGTAGTGGGGCGAGGAAATCCTGGCCCAAATCGGCTCGGCCAACACCCGGCCTACCGCCCGTTCGTCCAGGGAAATACGCTCGACGCCTAAAGGACCGTCCAGGCCCACTTCGCGCAGCGCTTCCCAGAAGCGGCGCTTGGCTTCGTCCAGCGGGATGTCGTGAAGATAGACGCTCATAAGGGCTCCGAAGTGTCAGGTATTCCAGTATCAGGTGTCAGGTGTTTACGAAGCCTTGCTCCAGCGACTCTGAACCTCCTCTGCGTTCTCTGCGCCTTCAAATTACCTCCAACACCACCTCAGCCCACTCCCCGGCAGCGATGCCCGTCGCATCGGCCGGCACTTTGAGCAGGCCGTCCGCCTCCACCAGGCGGAAAATGAGGTTGGACTTGTAGAAAATCGGCTCGGCCTCCCATCCCTCAAGCGTAGCCCGCAGCCGCACCGGCCACCAGTCCTCTCGGCCGGCCTCCGAGGGCAGATTGACCGTCACCCGCGCCCGCACCACAGGCCTGGGACGAAGCACGCGGAGGCCCAACAACCGCTCCAGCGCCGGGCGCACGAACAAATCGGTGTTCACCAAAGCGCTCACCGGGTTCCCCGGCAAACCGATGACTGGCTTCCCGTCGGCCACGGCCAAAATGGTGGGCCGTCCAGGCTTGGTCGCCACGCCGTGCACCAGCACGCCGGGCTCGCCCAGGGCATCCAACACCTCGGCGGTCATGTCGCGCACCGACGCCGAGGAGCCTGCCGTGACCACCACCAGGTCACACTCAGCCAACGCCCGGCGGGCCGCGTCTTCCAGCGCCTCCCGTCGGTCGGGGAGAATGCCATAAGTCACCGGTTCACCGCCCCAACGACGCACCTGGGCGCTCAGGGTATAGGTGTTCACATCCCGCACCTGACCAGGGCCCGGCATGGCCTCCGGGGGGACCACTTCGTCCCCCGTGGACAGGATACCCACCCGGGGTTTCCGGACCACGGAGACCTGCACCACCCCCAGGGCCATCAATCCCCCGATCTCGGCGGCCCGCAACCGGGCCCCCTGGGGGATGACCACCTCGCCCTGGGCCACATCCTCACCTAAGGCGATCACATTGTCCCCCACGGCCACCGGACGCAGCACCTCCACTTCGCCCTCCCGCGCCTGCTGGGTGTACTCCACCATTACCACGGCATCGGCCCCCTCGGGCAGCATGCCTCCGGTGTGAATCAACGCCGCCTGCCCAGGCCCCACGCGGAAGGTTGCCGCCGCGCCCATGGGCACCTCCCCCATCACGGTCAGATAGGCCGGGAGCGACTCCGAGGCCCCGTAAGTATCGGCCGCCCGCACCGCAAAACCGTCCACGGCCGAGCGCGGGAAGGGGGGCATGGGGTGCGACGCCGTGATGGGCTCGGCGGTCACCCGGCCCAACGCCTGAGCCGTGGGCACCCTCTCGGAGGGCAAACGGTGGGTAAGGTGCGGCAGCCAGCGTTGCCGCGCCTCTTCCGGGGGCAGCAAGTGCAAAAATTCGGGCATCCCGTCCTCCCAAACCAGGTTTCAATGCAACCAAAACCCCAAAGCCAACAAATACACCGTCAGGGCAAAGGTGGCCGCCGACAGCCGACGCAACCCGCTCCACAAGGGCTTCTGCCCCTGAGCCATGCGTTCCAACAGCCAAACCTCTCCCATGGCAGGGAACAGCGCCAACATCGCCGGCGCCCCCACCTCCCATGGCCACCCCACGAGCAAATCCAGCGCCAAAAACAGAAAGGCGCTTGCCAAAAAGAGATGGTGCAACATCAACCCACGCTGCCAGTCCACCCGCTGGAGAAGGTTACGCACCCCGTGACGCCGATCCCAGGCATAAGCGGGGAACTCACGGGCCAGTTGCACGGCCAGGTAAAGCGACATCAGGGGCACCAGAGCGAGACCCAAAAAGCGATGCCAGGCCCCCCATTGCAAAATGAACCCTGCCCAAGGGATGAGCCCCCCCATCGCCAACGCTGCGGCCCATTCGCCGTACCCGCTCACGGCCAGGCGCAGGGGTGGGATCGCGTAGAACACCCCCAGGCCGGTGAGCAAAGCCAGGGTAAACAGCGCCAGCCAGGGCGCACCCAACCATACCAGCGCGCTCAAAGTGACCACCTGGGCGACCAGCAGGGCCAACGCCGCCCACAACGCCCGACGGCGGCCCGCCTCAGCGGCGCTCCAGGGCCCCTCCGGCGGGCTCTCATAACCCCGGGGGAGGGGCGTGGCAAACGCCTCGCTGAGAAAAAGCACCAACAACTGGCTCCACCAAACGCTCAGCAACCCCAACCAAAATCTGTTTCCCTCCACATCCCGGAGGAAATGCGCCATGCCGGCCCCTAACGCATAGGTCAACGCGCCCTCCACGAAGAACCAGGGGGCCAGCCAGGACAACCATACCCGCCAGGTGGCTGGGTGGCGCGTGGCATTCGATTCCGACAAGCGGGTCATCCAGATCTCCCTTTCTCAAACAGGCACCAGGGGTGCGTCTCTCATTTTACCGTAACTTTCGGCAGGCGTGCGGTGCCCTGGCCTAAGCCGCGTTGAAGGCCTGGCACCGCTTGCTTCGCTGTGCCCAGCGGGGCCATCCCGGAGCCAGATCTCCGGAAGCCAAAGCGGCACGAGCATGCCGCACTCCCAAAAACCCAAAAACATTTTCACCGTTGGGCAACAACCTCGCGTACGCCCGCCGTCATCCATGACCTGGCGTGATTTTGAAACGATTCGATTAACCTCTTTGTTTTAACATCCGCACTGCCCTTTGCGAAAACCGGGCAACATGGGTATAATGAACCCGTCTCCCATCCATGGATGAGCCGCAAGGCGGGGCCAGGGAAAAGGGAAGCGAGGCCACGGCAGCAGGAGCCTGTCCGTGGGGTCTGGCGTAAATTGCTGAGGGGTATGCATGGAAAACGGCAAGGATGTTTCAGGACGCATTCTGTGGATTGAAGGCCGAAGGGCAACGGTGCCCCCCTTTGTGGCCGCCGTGCGTCGCAAGGGGTACGAGGTCCACACCGTCCCCAGCGGGCAAAAAGCCCTGGCTGCCATGGCGTCCTTTCGCCCGCACCTGATCGTGCTTTATGCCGCTTCCTTTGCCAGCAGCGGTATACGCATTTCACGCCGGCTGCGCGAGGCCGCCCCCGACATCCCTCAACTCCTCATCCTGGGCGAAAAAGCGACGATCAATGGCAATCCCCCGGCCGACATCATCCTCCATCTCCCCTTCACGGCGCGCAAACTGCTCAATCGCATCTGCCGCCTGTTGCCCACAGATGGTCGGCGCATCCTGCGCGTTGGCCCCATCACCCTGGATGTGGACAACCGGCGGGTGCAATGCCTGGACAAGGACAGCCGACTGACCCCCCGCATGAGCGAACTGTTGCAAGTGCTGCTGGAAAATCCGGGCGTTCCCCTGCGCCGCGATGAGTTGTTCGCCAAGGTGTGGAAGACCGATTACACCGCCGATACCCGAACCCTGGATGTGCACATCTCCTGGCTGCGGCGCGCCATCGAACCCGATCCCAGCCACCCCCGCTTCATCAAAACCGTGCGTGGGATCGGCTATCAGTTAGACATCGATTGAAGCCAACGCAGTTCCTGACCGTCGCGCAACACCACCCGCACCGCCACGGTGCGGGTTTTCGTTTCCCCTTCGGGGAAAGGCAATATCCTGGGGAGGGGCTCCACCCCACGGAAAGGGCGCACTCCCTGGATCTGGCTGCGAAACACCTGCCCATCGTAATCCGGATCCACCTCCCAGGTTTCCACCGCCGCCCAATTGGGGGAGCGCAACGCAAGACCCTGGGCCGTCCTCTGCACCCCCCATCCCTGCGGAGGCTCAGGCGTCGGAACGGGGACCTGCCCCACACGCCACACCACAAAAGGCGGGGCCCCTGCCAGCACCAGTCGCTGGGCGGCGATATGAATGGCCCGCCACGAAGCATCCACGCCCACAAAACGGCGACCCAGGCGAGCCGCCACCACCGCCGTCGTCCCTGACCCCAGGAACACATCCCCTATCCAATCCCCCTCGTGCGACGAAGCCCGCAACACGCGCTCCACCAGAGCCTCCGGCTTCTGGGTCGGGTAGCCCGTCCGTTCCTTGTGCAACCGTGCCACCACCGGGAAATACCACCAGTCTTCGGGCACCTTGCCGCGTTTCAGGTCGGGCACCTTGCCAAAACCCGCCTTGGACGAGGCTTTGAAGGTCTCCACGGTGTTGGGATGATAGGGCACCCGTACTGCATCGGCGTTGAAGAAGTAATCGTCGCCCTTGGTATAGGCCAGGATGGTGTCGTGTTTGCGGTTGAAGGCCCGGCGAATGGGTGAAGGGCCATGATAGACCCACACGATTTCGTTCAATAGGCGCCTGGGGCCGAACAACTCGTCAAGCAACACGCGCACATAGGGCGCGGCGTGCCAGTCGAGATGGACATATAAGGTACCGTTGGGCGCCAGCAGGCGATACATAGCCTGTAAACGGGGCCACAGGAACGCCAGATAAGCGTCCAGGTCGGGCCATCGATCCGCATACCCTTCGGCCAGTTGCCAGGTTTCCGGCCGCCGCGAATCTTCGCCCCGGCCGACGCGCACAGCGTAACGTTTGTTGGTGAAAAATGGGGGATCAGTATAAATCAGCGGCACCCCCTGAGGAAACCGCTCAGCCAAAGCGCGCATCACGGCCAGGTTATCCCCCTGGATGAGCCACCCTCGCGGCTCGCCTGCCTGCTGTTGGGGATGCACAATCCGGTCCAGCACCAACGGCGCAGGCGAGGCTTCGGGCAAGGTTTCCTTTTCGCGAAATTGCAAAACGGGCATGGGCAAAGTTTACCATAGCGCTTCGTGCAGGTTTAAACACACAAGGGCCCTCTGAAGGGCCCAGGGCACAGTGGGCGGGACAGGACTTGAACCTGCGGCCTCTTCCTTGTAAGGGAAGTGCTCTAACCAGCTGAGCTACCCGCCCGCGCGCGAAATTATACCACAAGGGCGGTTGCCCCTTCTTGTCGCGGGAACGCGCAGGCAGGGTTTTCCTGGCAGCGCTTCCGGCGAAGCGCTGCCCTCAGGCTACCGCCGGACAAAACCGGCTATAATAAAAACCTCATCCTGTGCTCAAGGAGGAACCACCATGCGGGCATTCT
This portion of the Anaerolineae bacterium genome encodes:
- the nifJ gene encoding pyruvate:ferredoxin (flavodoxin) oxidoreductase gives rise to the protein MAKRPFVTVDGNEATANVAYQVSEVVAIYPITPSSPMAELADKWAASGRPNIWGAVPRVVEMQSEGGAAGAVHGSLQGGALTTTFTASQGLLLMIPNMYKIAGELTSTVFHIAARSLAAQALSIFGDHSDVMAARATGFGMLFSANPQEAQDLALIAHASTLEARVPFLHIMDGFRTSHEIRKIEQLTPEDIGAMISDELVRAHRDRALNPDHPFIRGTSQNPDVYFQARESVNPYYLAVPEIVRRYMDKFYELTGRRYELFQYVGAPDAERVIVLMGSGADTAHETVEYLTEKMGEKVGVLKVRLYRPFSMEHFIKALPPTVKAIAVLDRTKEPGSTGEPLYLDVVAAVEEAFERGVAPFAQKPKVVGGRYGLSSKEFNPAMVKGVFDELTKASPKNHFTVGIYDDVTHTSIDYDPSFSTEDPETIRAVFYGLGSDGTVSANKNSIKIIGTETDYYAQGYFVYDSKKAGAITVSHLRFGPKPIRSTYLISRANFVACHQFAFLERMDVLKEAEPGATFLLNSPYGPDEVWDHLPKTIQKEIIDKKLRFFVVDGYRVARETGMGLRINTILQTCFFAISGVLPRDEAIEKIKQAIRKTYGKKGEDVVRKNFAAVDAALEHLHEVKVPDKVTATFDLRPPVPPTAPEFVQKVTAKMIAREGDALPVSALPADGTYPSGTTRYEKRNIALEIPVWEPDLCIQCGKCVMICPHSVIRAKVYDPVLLEDAPPTFKHMEAKWRQFKGMAYTIQVAPEDCTGCTLCVEVCPAVDKNDPTRKALNMAPQAPLREQEAENWDFFLNLPDPPREQLKHTQVKDIQLMEPLFEFSGACAGCGETPYLSLLTRLFGDRIYVANATGCSSIYGGNLPTTPWAYNKEGYGPAWSNSLFEDNAEFGLGMRLALDKQADYARYLLQRIGGKIGDQLVDEILNADQSTEEGIKAQRQRVALLLQRLEQMEPTREVLDLKHVAHALVRKSVWIVGGDGWAYDIGYGGLDHVLASGLDVNILVLDTEVYSNTGGQASKATPRGAVAKFAAAGKGLPKKDLILLAMTYGNVYAARVAMGAKDTQTVKAFLEADSYPGPSIIVAYSHCIEHGYDMRYGAEQQQRAVDSGYWPLVRFDPRRIEKDLPPLQLDSRDPKISLEEYIRHERRYMMLLDTHPDRAEQLLAEAQRDVQQRWQLYKAWSQIAFRFNGDE
- the bcp gene encoding thioredoxin-dependent thiol peroxidase; translation: MLLPEGTPAPDFALPDESGQIHRLSDYRGRAIVLYFYPKDNTPGCTKEACGFRDDYADYQAAGVMVIGVSPDPPERHARFKLKYNLPFVLLSDPEHQVLEKYGAWGLKKAYGREYYGVLRVTYVIDPEGIIRKVYPKVKPAEHSKQVLEDLRAMGLLAEGA
- a CDS encoding response regulator, which translates into the protein MPGIEGYDVLFYLRRDPRLKVVPVIVVTSEAQQEAHQRARQTSALTVIVKPPTLEQIEEALRRAGIL
- a CDS encoding molybdopterin biosynthesis protein, which encodes MSVYLHDIPLDEAKRRFWEALREVGLDGPLGVERISLDERAVGRVLAEPIWARISSPHYHAAAMDGFAVRATDTFGAMPTRPLMLIYGEQAVYVDTGDPIPIWANAVIPIEQVEPLDEADGLAADPRHPARLRIRAAARPWQHVRPIGEDIVATQLVLPAGRVLRPVDLGALAGAGYTEVPVARKPRVAILPTGTELVPIGQEPKPGDIIEYNSVVLAAQVRQWGGEPTRYPISVDDFDLIRSRVAEAARTHDLVLVNAGSSAGSEDFTARVVESLGRLLVHGVAVRPGHPVILGLIQAGKRWVPVVGVPGYPASAALTGEIFVEPLLARWLGRTPHRPPVLRAHLTRKLASPAGDDDYVRVVVGRVGERWLAAPLARGAGLITSLVRADGIVVVPRGLQGYEAGTEVTVRLYTPPQELENTLFAIGSHDVSLDLMIQFLAQRGRRLVSANVGSLGGLVALRRGEAHLAGSHLLDPESGEYNLAYIRRYLPDVPVKVVALVGRQQGLMVQPGNPKNIRSLEDLARPDVTFVNRQRGAGTRVLLDYHLSRLGISPEQVQGYNEEEYTHLAVAAAVAAGRADCGLGIPAAAQALGLDFVSLFTERYDLVILAAFYDSPLLAPLLELLYDAEFRRAVAALPGYDVDVMGTLVAELP
- a CDS encoding molybdopterin molybdenumtransferase MoeA — protein: MPEFLHLLPPEEARQRWLPHLTHRLPSERVPTAQALGRVTAEPITASHPMPPFPRSAVDGFAVRAADTYGASESLPAYLTVMGEVPMGAAATFRVGPGQAALIHTGGMLPEGADAVVMVEYTQQAREGEVEVLRPVAVGDNVIALGEDVAQGEVVIPQGARLRAAEIGGLMALGVVQVSVVRKPRVGILSTGDEVVPPEAMPGPGQVRDVNTYTLSAQVRRWGGEPVTYGILPDRREALEDAARRALAECDLVVVTAGSSASVRDMTAEVLDALGEPGVLVHGVATKPGRPTILAVADGKPVIGLPGNPVSALVNTDLFVRPALERLLGLRVLRPRPVVRARVTVNLPSEAGREDWWPVRLRATLEGWEAEPIFYKSNLIFRLVEADGLLKVPADATGIAAGEWAEVVLEVI
- a CDS encoding response regulator transcription factor, which gives rise to MENGKDVSGRILWIEGRRATVPPFVAAVRRKGYEVHTVPSGQKALAAMASFRPHLIVLYAASFASSGIRISRRLREAAPDIPQLLILGEKATINGNPPADIILHLPFTARKLLNRICRLLPTDGRRILRVGPITLDVDNRRVQCLDKDSRLTPRMSELLQVLLENPGVPLRRDELFAKVWKTDYTADTRTLDVHISWLRRAIEPDPSHPRFIKTVRGIGYQLDID
- a CDS encoding site-specific DNA-methyltransferase, producing MPVLQFREKETLPEASPAPLVLDRIVHPQQQAGEPRGWLIQGDNLAVMRALAERFPQGVPLIYTDPPFFTNKRYAVRVGRGEDSRRPETWQLAEGYADRWPDLDAYLAFLWPRLQAMYRLLAPNGTLYVHLDWHAAPYVRVLLDELFGPRRLLNEIVWVYHGPSPIRRAFNRKHDTILAYTKGDDYFFNADAVRVPYHPNTVETFKASSKAGFGKVPDLKRGKVPEDWWYFPVVARLHKERTGYPTQKPEALVERVLRASSHEGDWIGDVFLGSGTTAVVAARLGRRFVGVDASWRAIHIAAQRLVLAGAPPFVVWRVGQVPVPTPEPPQGWGVQRTAQGLALRSPNWAAVETWEVDPDYDGQVFRSQIQGVRPFRGVEPLPRILPFPEGETKTRTVAVRVVLRDGQELRWLQSMSN